ttttggtcttgtaaactttcagatattggaattttttatcgaaattttcataaattacttcaaatttaatttttttcccccttcgggtttttggaaatttcgaaggggggggggggggggggggggtgacaaaagaagaaattgatatttgttccagcctaatgtaattcgataaaaaaacatttcaatttggATTTACAAGTCGAATAGAATATTTAAACAATACAATCAAATTCAAAcctaaaacatgaaaatttaaatttaagattcatgattggaaacaaatttcacttcttggatcatatttgagtttttaatctaaaattttagcatttaagaaatcgtattgaaattcggaaacagaaccaaatttaaaaaattcagattcggaataaTTATTCAAAGCTCAGTTTTAGATTCAGCTCGAAAATGAGTTGGGATTTACATTTCTCAAGATTCACTTCGttcacttaaaattttgattgttgggtcaatcaattttaaaattacaagtaTTGAATTAAAATCAGTTCGTTTACACAGTTCAACAGAAAAACATAattattatttagtttattcGCAAAGTTTTGTTAAgcgaaaaaaactgatttttatttctctaaaattattcacaaaacgttattttgaaatagattttaaaagttatagcagctttataaaaaaaaacacgtgagAAAATCTGCAGAAAATGCTATAATTTCTGAGAGTATTAAGTAAGTTTTTAATATTGCTTATTTTTGAAAGAGCCAAATTCcgaactaaaatcttaaatttggttcaagtttgtaAGAATCAAgtttatttatagaaaaaaaaatcttaaaatttgattatgaGTTTGGAAGGTACATTTATCGTACTTtattaaacaataaaataagttttttatttcgaaaaatttaagctatatggggaagtcgtctatggccaGACATCGCCTttggccggacaacatagatttttcgaaaacacaatatcctaataatgttttaacgccatgaaaataaagtaaatagtagcctgatataatgtttgaaatatggtaatccaatctgaaaaggtaaaccaatgaaaggcatctaaagcttttgcctagtagtacggagaggatcgcctaaactttgcatttgtattcTGGTCAGTTCTTCGGCTTGTAAAATTAgaactgcacatgaacgacatctttgattggttatctttcgactacaatagatataagataacaaaacggaagttcaaacgaaatataaggaaaatgaaaaaaaaaatgcgattcgtctatgaccggacatcaaattgttgtctatgaccggacaagaaaatattcaaatttatagATGATTTCAAAAGCTactataaattatgaaaaatttattgctttaaaagtatttttaaaaaataatctaaatactaaaaacattttattttttgattcatGTACTGTTTGAGTAAATAAACgatataaataaatcaataatcaaAAACACCTAACTACACCACCCCTGAACATATATTTTGTGTtcttacagtttttttaataaaccagCAATTGTATATGACACAAATAATTAGTAGTAGTAGTACTGATagcaatcaattattttaatttacaatCAAAAAAGGTTTAAATGATACGATCATAGATCTTTGGTAACGATAGGTTTTCAGTTTGCAgcatactaaaaaaaatcgaaaacttcACCTAAATTGAACGATttcaaaatcattgttttgCCTCCAAAGtattattgaatgaaaaaaacaaagtgAACTAATGCTCATTGCCGGATATTCATTTCATCGTTCGAGCAATTTTTTAATCGTTTCGCaattgttttatattcatttaTAAATCATCATTTCACCGATAATACTAAAcggttatttttccaaatggAACGCCCAGAATCAGCCCGGAGGAATGCACTTCTCACGTGCTCAAAAAAAGACGGGACTGTGTGGGTGGGTGTCCTCCTCATTAATGCATTCCCTGAGCTGAGAGCGCTCACACCAAGCGATGCAGACGAGCAAAGAAGAAACGGGGGAAATTAAAACAATAGTTTATTATCCAGTCATTTTGCCATTAGCCGAGCACAAAATATGCGCACTGAATTACAATTAGTACGCCATTTTCATACCTCGTTTGGTGTGGCACACCGGGGCAAATTTTTCCGACTAGGGTGgctttaacagatttttttgttggaaTCAAATTCAATTATCGCTTAACGCTTATGCATATATCCATATTCTTATATTCTTAATCATAACTAAAGTTCCATCTTTAGATGAAATCAGTAAAACTTATAAAGATTCAAGTGACGGCATCCTACTTGGCAAAAAGCACAAAAAATCTACGAAATGGCGGACCGAACCTAAACTGACCCAAGAAGAACTAAAAGGGTGGGAAAAAGTTAAACGTGAAATTATGAAGCTGTATCGTCAGAATACGTATGTATGTTCACCTGAAAGACACGGATAGGAGATGATAGGAGAACACTCTTTCATGCATTTTAAGATGCCTCTGAGATTCAACTCAATGcctgaaagagtttttttttgacatatgtAATGTGCTAGAACACAAACTGATCTTTTAAGACTATCATCCGAGTAGCAAAATCAGtaaaaagttatcaaataattctaaatgtttattttaaaatctgaagTACGTATTTCTTAACGAAACATCTCATTCCAGACACCTTTTAAAATCAATACCATATTTAATTAGGAAATTGCAAAACCGAATTCCTCAAACAACAATTGCACGTCCCTCCTACTAATTTATTGCGGACGGCTGAAGGAAAAGAGATGACTGCcataaataagtttaaattgTGTGAGGGTCCGGTTATATTTCGTGTCCGAATGCCGACAGCTTTGACTAGTTCAGTTGAAGGAAAAGTCCACCTCATGTCGAGTTTGTCGGCTTCTGTAATGGAATCTGGTTAGATTTCGAAATATGCTCCGGCACACCTACGAACGTCCACGTTAGTTGGAGAAGCATCAGCAACAtcgtcaacaacaacaacaacaactaggACGTCATCTACAACTGGTATACACATATTCGCAATTTTAAGACATGATGCATACGAAACAAGCATGGTGACAGGAGCATAATAAGGAGGatataatgaaatttgaataaattgaaaatacaaCACTGTGAAGTTGTAAaatctgcttcatttaatattggaacacaaacaattgcgtgtagttcagtcatttattaacgaattcataatttgtttttcatacaaatgtagcattttctttactctttcataaaaaaaattaaaaaaaattattcattgctgtttcgaagaaattctcgtacttttcccgtaatacggcacattaggcggcgcacacccttttcgtccaccgttttggcgatttgattccacaagttcttcatttgagtcatgttcctaacaagttttccctttgccttaagcctccgcttcgtgattgcccagtatttctctatcggccggaactgggggcagtttgggggattgaggtccttcggtattacgctgaccccgttcgttgcgtaccattccataaccgttttgctgtaatggcagcttgcgaggtccggccaaaacattactggacggtcgtgggcacgaataaacggcagaatccgtttctgtaggcactcttttttgtagacttctgatgtcattgtcttgtcagtgagaaagactttggttttctgtccacaactgcatatcccctgccaaatcatgtacttgcgggcgaatttatccgcaaacacgaacttaaattttgcaggtacatccccccaagccgtcgccaaataaaatttttgacctgggatttgcccaaagtccgccttcacgtaggtctcatcgtccatcagaatacatccgtcgaacttggtcagcacttggtcgtacagctttcgagcacggattctggccacattgttctgcttcagcgtccgatttgactgtttgctggctcggaatgaccttattccttcccggagacgaattcgtcgcaccgtactgtgagcggcctggaacttattggccaaatcgcggtctgaaagattgggattcctcttgacggccttgatgactttcccacgcagtttccggtcgacagttccactccgacgcttcgaatgcggcttccgagccgtcgtcaatgtttccttgtactgcttgataacacgccatacggtatttctgggcattttaagctgtttagctagcttcgatgccgacaacaatggattttcaagaaaactgtgcacaatttgatctctccgttcggcttccatggcggttgtttacaaaatgctatcgtttggtgttatgacataaatacatggtgaaaggtaatgaatttcccgacacgtgggtgaaaaaagtttccaaatccgtccactaggagcgccacaatgagcaaaagaatttgttccaatattaaattaGGCAGACTTTATGAtgtcaatttcaatttcaattctatTTTAAACGTATAAAAATGCAAGGTCATGAAAATAACCATAACTTCGTATATCTAccgataaaaatggaaaatttataggtttttcatcatttcatttccaaaaagagtTTATTCAAAATCAGCATTTTTTACCTATCCACATTTGCATTATCTGAATTTGTGGGCAATCCCCAATTATTTCTTGATAAATACAATGGTCcaggtttaaattttgtttttagtagagatgtaccgaatagtatTCGGCAAACTcgggtaaaatccggaaagttttaaaaatatctggcTGTCTTAGTCAGATTTGACTTTTCTCTAATTTGTTAATGGATTTATGGGCAAACCTGGATATaccaagaaaatttggaatagcgataatcaaaatataaagctatctacagtcaAAGATACACGGTACATCTTAGATgatttactgaaaccataagtttttgatgagtttgtagctttttcaacataacttttgcatattttataatttatccaagagtagttgaaaatttttaaaattctgttattGTATAAATATCAGGCCGAATATTCGatttaacggttttttgaagtattcggccgaaccgaatattcggtattGGGCATGTTGCGTGCGTTTTTGCCCGGTGCACCCGATGTGAGACCTGATGCAGCGAGAGATTCAGCAGAGAGCAGTAGAGTCCAGAGATGACAGCTTATAGTTAGATTAACTCAGATCTTATTCccttattttttatacattacACGTCACTTGTAGCTGAATCGTTATCATACTAAAACCACATTTCGATTAAAggtataaaatattaaaatttatatatattgTATTTGCATTAACATTTATAAAACTTATAGCTACGATTCCtatatcaataaaaatcagaTCTGTCACGAATTAGCAAAATAGGAGACTAAATATGTAAGTTAATCGATGAAATAATTTGTAACCTTACTAACTGAATTAAATGATTTGCAGCTTTGAGCTAATTACCAACTTAAAAGGTGTTTGCTAAACGGAACTCCGAAAAATTCGCTGACAGAATCTCAAAGATATTTACGATATCTAGGAAATCATTATGAATCGACCACAAACCCGGTCTCAGACAAGAACTTCGACGGCGCGGGAAGAATCTAACCTACAAAACGTAGAAGCTAATCCAGATCTCCCAGAAGAAGGATCTTTTGAACCTAGTTTTGTCGACGTAGAAAAAGCTAATGATCACGACTGTAAACTATGTGATCGCCCTAATGGGGCCGAAGCGTATATGGTCCAGTGCGTAGACTGCAAACGATGGGATCATTTTTCCTGTGCAGGAGTTACTACATCTTCGGTTAAACTTATAGTTTATCGGTGCGTCATGTGTGCTCCTCGGATTCCCACACAGCCACCAAGTTCTGTGACCGCGCAATCTACCACTAGCAGTGCCCGAAGAGCACGCCTGAAAAGGGACTTAGAGCGCCTTGAGGAAGAAAAGAAGCTACAGGAAGATGCAGCGAAGGATAAACTCGAACGGGACCAGAtatatttggataaaaaatatgaactaCTTTTGCAACATGATGACGACGAAGAACAAAAGAGTATCTGCAGTCACCGCAGTGATCGTTCTAACTCTAGGACAGCCGATTGGATTAAAGCCCAAGCTGTGGCAACAGTCAGTACCGGTCCAGCGATTGTCCGACAAACATCTTTTACAAATGTACCGAACCAAACGCAGTCCGACAAAAGGTTGACGAGGCTCGATAAACACATGACTTCCACTCCTCTCACCACACTAGCTGAGATAGGGGGAGTTTCAAGAGAGGCACCGAGTGACTGTTTTGTAAAGCCTTCGACCGCTAAGACCGTCGATAGTTGTTCCATCGGCAACTTGCCTGATGGTGTTTCTGAAATTTCAACCGAAATTTCTGGTAATCCTTTTCCAAGAGTTAATATTCAACCACTTGTGGATATGCTCAAGGAACCTCCCAGTTTGGCGAAGTACACGGGAACAATCCCAAAGTCTGTGAAACCTTCGTTCGACCAATGGCACCGTGAAACTGCTGGTTTACGAAAAATCCGAGAACTACAAAACGACCATGAGAAGGAGAACGATATTCGGCGAAAAAGGGAAATGGAGTTGgcggaaaaactaaaaaacttggATCAACAAAGATTGGCGGATGCTGAAAAGATGCGGAAAATTGAAGCTGACTTGCGACAACAGGTGCGAGAATTTCGGGAGCAATACGAGGTGGCATCTAAACAGCAACGAGCTGAACTGCAAGAACGTGATGATGAGTTGACTTATCTGAGGCAAGCTGAGAAACTCCTGAGGATGCAACTTCAAGCGGCTATTCAAGGATCCACGAACGCAACTGAAAGTGTCATAGGGATAAGTCCAGTAACAGGTAACATCCCTCCTCCTCCTTCCGCCATGTCACCGGTAAGTACGCCAAACATGTACCCTCATGTAACTTATATAAAACCTGATAACATGAACAACGGTTATTTCGAAGCTTTGAGCACCCCGGTTGGGGCCCGTTCCCTAAATGAAAACGTCGATCAGACACCCCCAATACCTCCATATGTATTTACAAATATCTCCCCACAACTACAACCTCCATGTACTCAATCGCGTCAACCTGAATTCCAAAACAGTGCCAGTAGCAACGTCATTCAGCTAATTAATCCCTCCCCCGCGCAATTAGCAGCTCGAAACGTATCGAAAGATCTCCCGGTGTTCGACGGAGATCCACTTCATTGGCCACTCTTCATATGCAGTTATCAACATTCCACGGCTGTTTGCGGGTTTTCCGACTCCGAAAACCTATTGCGTCTACAACGGAGTCTCAAAGGGAGCGCTAAGGAAGCAGTCAACAGTTTTCTCCTACATCCTTCTACGGTTTCAAATGTAATCTCTACTCTGACTATTCTTTATGGACGGCCAGAGCAAATCATTCATAATATGATCAATAAGATTCGTAGTCTTCCTACCCCGAAAGCGGATCGTGAGGACACCTTGATTACCTTCGGTCTAGCGGTTCAAAACCTGTGCGGTCATCTGAAAGCTACTGGTATGGAGATGCATTTCGGGAATCCAGAACTTCTGCAAGAGTTGGTGGGCAAATTGCCATTCCACGTCAAGTTGAATTGGGCTCTATATCAACAGCAATTCCCTTCCGTTGATCtgcatatttttggaaaatacaTGGAAATAATTACGACAGCTACGAGCCAGGTGACACTGTCTAGTGGGCCTTCCGGCAAAACCAATCGTGAGGAGCGGCCTAAGACAAACAGAGCTTTCGTGAATACACATGCTGCAGTGGAAGAATCAGAAGGTGACGAACCAGAGGAAAGATTCGTAGGATCTCATGCAACTTCGAAGATGTGTGTGAACTGCAAAGGTGATTGCCGAACGTTAGAAAATTGTTCCAGCTTTCTTAACCTGTCGGTGGACGACCGCTGGTCATTCGTCAAACAGAACAAATTGTGCCGTAATTGCCTTACCTTTCATCGACGTTGGCCTTGCAGAAAGGAAGCCTGCGGCTTAAACAACTGTAAGAAACGACACCACCGGATGTTGCATTTTCAACCCGATTCACAAGAACAAACAGTTAAAGCTACAGTGAGTATTCATCAACTTTCAAGTACGTCGGTTCTCTATCGAATGTTACCCGTAACTTTGTACGGGCCGAGCGGTCAGGTGGAAACATTCGCCTTTTTGGATGATGGATCTTCGGTCACACTCTTGGAAAACGCGATTGCCAACGAGCTGGGGGCGGAAGGCCCGATAACCTCCCTATGTATGCAATGGACTGGCGGCGTAAACAAAACCATTTCCGGCACCAAGAAGGTGAGCTTAGAAATATCTGCGGCAGGAAGTAAAATTCGACATTCACTATCAGAGGTTTATACGGTAGATAGTCTCGACCTTCCTGCGCAAAGCCTTAACTACGAAGAAATGAGCCGAACCTATAATCACCTCGCAGGGCTCCCGATTTCTAGTTTCAAGTCAGCAACACCCGGGCTACTTATTGGACTCAGTAACGTACGTTTATTAACAGCACTCAAAACTAGGGAAGGTCGTACGGGAGAGCCTGTTGCAGCAAAATCTCGAATAGGTTGGTCGGTTTATGGTTGTCTACCAAAGGGAGCACAATCAATACCCCATCGACAAATGCATATATGTACCAATAAAGATGATAATTTACACGATTATGTGCAACAATTTTTCAGGCTGGAAAGTTTGGGTGTagcagtggctccagagatcaCACCATCCGAGGATCTGCGAGCTCAACAGATCCTAGAAGCAACAACGAAACAGAAGGCTGATGGACATTTCGAGGTCGGACTATTGTGGAGATATGACTACATTGAGTTTCCTGACAGCAGACCGATGGCGGAAAAACGACTGCGATGCTTGGAAAAACGTCTTGGAAAAGAACCCGATTTGTACGACAATGTTCGACAACAAATAGCAGCATACCAGCAAAAGGGCTACGTGCATAGAGCCACTCCTGACGAAATTGGCAACTTTGATATTAGACGAACGTGGTATCTTCCACTGGGTGTAGTAATAAACCcgaaaaaacctgacaaaattcgCTTAATTTGGGACGCGGCTGCAAAAGTGGACGGAGTTTCACTGAATAGCATGCTAATGAAGGGTCCAGATTTGTTGAGTTCTTTATTATCAATATTATTACGCTATCGCGAGAGACAAGTAGCCATTTCAGGTGACATACGCGAAATGTTTCACCAAATGTCAGTTCGAGAAGAAGACCGATGTGCGCAGCTATTCCTTTGGCGAAATTCGCCGGATCAAGAAATTCAAACAATGGTTTCCGACGTAGCAATATTCGGGGCCACATGTTCACCTGCGCACTCTCAGTATGTTAAGAATCTTAACGCGGCTAAATATGCTAAACATTATCCCGAAGCTGCTGATGTCGTCATTAATTCCCATTATGTTGACGATTGTCTTAAAAGCGTTGATACCGATGAACAGGCAATTGAACTTGCTCAGCAAGTTTCCGAAATACACGCAAATGGTGGCTTTAAAATCGTCAATTGGATGTCTAGCTCGAAAAcggttttgaacaaattagGTGAGACTGATCCATCGACCATTAAAACTTTACGGTTCAATACTGAAACGGGAACGAATGCAGATGAACGTCTTTTGGGAATGACCTGGCATCCAGATGAAGATGTGTTCAAATTTACACTTACCTTTCAGAAAGATATAGCAGAGATCATCAACGGAAATATTATTCCTACAAAACGTCAGCTTCTGAGATtagttatgagtatttttgaTCCGTTAGGAATAGTCTCGAACTTTATTATTCATGGGAAAATCATCATTCAGGATTTATGGCGAGTTAAAACCGGATGGGATGAAGAAATTCCCCCGAAGGTATATTCAAGATTCAAGCTTTGGGCAACTTCACTAAAAGATATAGAAAAAGTTCGAGTACATAGATGCTACTTTCCCGGCTACCAGGTAGACAGCTATCAAAGTTTACAACTTCATATCTTCGTCGATGCGAGTGAGGAAGCATATGCCGCTGTTGCTTATTTCCGGATCGTGGATTATTCTTACGTTCGTTGTGCCCTGGTCTCATCTAAAACGAAGGTCGCGCCGTTACAACTACTTTCAATACCGCGGCTGGAGTTGCTAGCAGCAGTCATCGGAGTGCGTCTTAGAAAGACGATCGAAGCAGGCATGtcactgaaaataaataaaacatatttttggagTGATTCAACGACAGTTCTTTCCTGGATTAGGTCGGATCTGCGCCGCTACCGTCCTTATGTGGGTCATCGAATAagtgaaattttagattcatCAAACGTCGAAGAATGGAGATGGGTCCCTACACGTCTCAACGTTGCTGACGATGCTACAAAATGGGGAAAGGGTCCCGCATTTGATTCACGAAATCGGTGGTACAACGCTCCCGAGTTCCTGTATGACGAAGAAGAGGAATGGCCCAAAGATTGTTCGATACCCGAAACCAACGAGGAAATTAAACCGACCTGGATCAACACGCACATCTTGAATGAACC
This sequence is a window from Uranotaenia lowii strain MFRU-FL chromosome 3, ASM2978415v1, whole genome shotgun sequence. Protein-coding genes within it:
- the LOC129753737 gene encoding uncharacterized protein LOC129753737 encodes the protein MNRPQTRSQTRTSTAREESNLQNVEANPDLPEEGSFEPSFVDVEKANDHDCKLCDRPNGAEAYMVQCVDCKRWDHFSCAGVTTSSVKLIVYRCVMCAPRIPTQPPSSVTAQSTTSSARRARLKRDLERLEEEKKLQEDAAKDKLERDQIYLDKKYELLLQHDDDEEQKSICSHRSDRSNSRTADWIKAQAVATVSTGPAIVRQTSFTNVPNQTQSDKRLTRLDKHMTSTPLTTLAEIGGVSREAPSDCFVKPSTAKTVDSCSIGNLPDGVSEISTEISGNPFPRVNIQPLVDMLKEPPSLAKYTGTIPKSVKPSFDQWHRETAGLRKIRELQNDHEKENDIRRKREMELAEKLKNLDQQRLADAEKMRKIEADLRQQVREFREQYEVASKQQRAELQERDDELTYLRQAEKLLRMQLQAAIQGSTNATESVIGISPVTGNIPPPPSAMSPVSTPNMYPHVTYIKPDNMNNGYFEALSTPVGARSLNENVDQTPPIPPYVFTNISPQLQPPCTQSRQPEFQNSASSNVIQLINPSPAQLAARNVSKDLPVFDGDPLHWPLFICSYQHSTAVCGFSDSENLLRLQRSLKGSAKEAVNSFLLHPSTVSNVISTLTILYGRPEQIIHNMINKIRSLPTPKADREDTLITFGLAVQNLCGHLKATGMEMHFGNPELLQELVGKLPFHVKLNWALYQQQFPSVDLHIFGKYMEIITTATSQVTLSSGPSGKTNREERPKTNRAFVNTHAAVEESEGDEPEERFVGSHATSKMCVNCKGDCRTLENCSSFLNLSVDDRWSFVKQNKLCRNCLTFHRRWPCRKEACGLNNCKKRHHRMLHFQPDSQEQTVKATVSIHQLSSTSVLYRMLPVTLYGPSGQVETFAFLDDGSSVTLLENAIANELGAEGPITSLCMQWTGGVNKTISGTKKVSLEISAAGSKIRHSLSEVYTVDSLDLPAQSLNYEEMSRTYNHLAGLPISSFKSATPGLLIGLSNVRLLTALKTREGRTGEPVAAKSRIGWSVYGCLPKGAQSIPHRQMHICTNKDDNLHDYVQQFFRLESLGVAVAPEITPSEDLRAQQILEATTKQKADGHFEVGLLWRYDYIEFPDSRPMAEKRLRCLEKRLGKEPDLYDNVRQQIAAYQQKGYVHRATPDEIGNFDIRRTWYLPLGVVINPKKPDKIRLIWDAAAKVDGVSLNSMLMKGPDLLSSLLSILLRYRERQVAISGDIREMFHQMSVREEDRCAQLFLWRNSPDQEIQTMVSDVAIFGATCSPAHSQYVKNLNAAKYAKHYPEAADVVINSHYVDDCLKSVDTDEQAIELAQQVSEIHANGGFKIVNWMSSSKTVLNKLGETDPSTIKTLRFNTETGTNADERLLGMTWHPDEDVFKFTLTFQKDIAEIINGNIIPTKRQLLRLVMSIFDPLGIVSNFIIHGKIIIQDLWRVKTGWDEEIPPKVYSRFKLWATSLKDIEKVRVHRCYFPGYQVDSYQSLQLHIFVDASEEAYAAVAYFRIVDYSYVRCALVSSKTKVAPLQLLSIPRLELLAAVIGVRLRKTIEAGMSLKINKTYFWSDSTTVLSWIRSDLRRYRPYVGHRISEILDSSNVEEWRWVPTRLNVADDATKWGKGPAFDSRNRWYNAPEFLYDEEEEWPKDCSIPETNEEIKPTWINTHILNEPEIDATRFSKWERLLRTMAYVFLFIGPRPLAQKIITSENLRNAETTLWKIAQAEFSDEVAVLIHNQNATEGNKRKLPTSSQLARYDAFLDTAGVLRINGRTEAADWLSYDSKFPIILPKNHRITMLLLDWYHRRHQHANHETVVNEVRQKFQIPRLRIQVQLAIKNCMWCRVYKSIPAAPKMGPLPKVRITPYVRPFTYTGIDYFGPYLVKVKRSAEKRWVVLFTCLTVRAVHLEVASSLTSDSCKKAIRRFIARRGAPEEIYTDHGTNFIGVSRELKAELENINEEMCSTFTDTLTQWYFIPPAAPHMGGCWERMVRSIKTALGSIPTMRKLDDESLLTVLAEAEHMVNSRPLTFIPLRTENDESLTPNHFLLLNSKGTNQGVKQCIPKGAAIRGSWDLIQQVLQTFWRRWINEYLPTITRRTKWFEDVRPIKEGELVVVVNEGVRNKWTRGRILKIFPGKDGVARLADLQTKNGILTRPFTKLALLDVGVHDTE